In Deltaproteobacteria bacterium GWC2_55_46, a single window of DNA contains:
- a CDS encoding type I 3-dehydroquinate dehydratase codes for MSRIKKSRGPKAAAVIVGMISPSIVKRAISNGADLLEVRIDTFRDKKPEVLAASLKDLKKSCKLPIILTIRSRAEGGQAHLDDDTRISLFNTLIPFAEYVDIEISSSGILKNVVKSAKKDGKKVIASHHDFKSTPDDKKLNKIIDSGLSSGADIVKIATYVNTPDDLRRLVRLPSSRDNLIVIGMGAFGAASRVFFPMIGSLFSYGSITGKTAPGQLSLRDLKREFKRYGF; via the coding sequence ATGTCGCGTATTAAAAAAAGCAGAGGGCCGAAAGCCGCCGCGGTGATCGTGGGCATGATAAGCCCATCGATTGTAAAAAGGGCTATCTCCAATGGCGCCGACCTGCTTGAGGTGAGGATAGACACATTCCGCGACAAGAAGCCTGAAGTCTTGGCGGCCTCCCTTAAAGATCTCAAAAAATCATGCAAGTTGCCGATAATCCTGACTATCAGGAGCAGGGCTGAAGGCGGACAGGCCCATCTCGACGACGACACAAGGATATCCCTCTTCAACACGCTTATCCCCTTTGCCGAATATGTTGACATAGAGATAAGCTCAAGCGGGATCTTGAAAAATGTGGTAAAATCTGCAAAAAAAGATGGGAAGAAGGTAATAGCCTCCCACCACGATTTCAAGTCCACGCCAGATGATAAAAAACTCAATAAAATCATCGACTCAGGTCTGTCATCAGGCGCAGATATCGTGAAGATTGCCACCTATGTCAACACACCTGACGACCTTAGGAGGCTCGTAAGGCTGCCTTCCTCCCGCGACAACCTCATCGTAATAGGCATGGGGGCGTTCGGGGCCGCTTCCCGGGTCTTTTTTCCGATGATCGGCTCCCTTTTTTCATACGGCTCGATTACGGGAAAGACAGCCCCGGGGCAGTTATCCTTGAGGGATTTAAAAAGAGAATTCAAGCGTTACGGCTTCTGA
- a CDS encoding triose-phosphate isomerase: MLPLIAGNWKMNTDLRQGANLVLKLRDLLKGVEDVEVAVAPPYVSIHHLSHLLADSPIKLAGQDLFWEKDGAYTGEVSGEMLSSVGCKYVIIGHSERRQYFMETDETVNKKTFAALRVGLKPIVCIGESLDERERGKTLSRVKTQLSHALSGLAGAAMKEIVIAYEPVWAIGTGRTATPQQAEEVHNALRELLYELFESESVRDVRIIYGGSVKPDSIDELMAQPNIDGALVGGASLKAEDFARIVRFQRPH; the protein is encoded by the coding sequence ATGCTGCCGCTCATTGCCGGAAATTGGAAGATGAATACGGATCTGCGCCAGGGAGCGAACCTGGTTTTAAAGCTCCGGGACCTTTTAAAAGGCGTTGAAGACGTTGAAGTCGCCGTCGCCCCTCCCTATGTCTCAATCCATCACCTAAGCCATCTGCTCGCCGACAGCCCCATAAAGCTCGCCGGACAGGACCTTTTCTGGGAGAAGGACGGGGCCTATACCGGAGAGGTCTCTGGCGAGATGCTCTCTTCCGTTGGATGCAAGTACGTGATAATAGGCCATTCCGAGCGCCGTCAATACTTCATGGAAACTGACGAGACGGTCAATAAGAAGACCTTCGCGGCATTAAGGGTCGGCCTCAAACCCATCGTATGCATCGGAGAGTCCCTTGACGAGAGGGAGCGGGGCAAGACCCTGTCACGGGTAAAAACGCAGCTATCTCACGCGCTTTCCGGCCTTGCAGGGGCGGCCATGAAGGAGATCGTGATAGCCTATGAGCCGGTCTGGGCCATAGGTACCGGAAGAACCGCCACCCCCCAGCAGGCTGAAGAGGTCCATAACGCGCTTCGTGAACTGCTCTACGAGCTTTTCGAGTCAGAGTCGGTGCGGGACGTCCGGATAATATATGGCGGGTCGGTAAAGCCGGACAGTATAGACGAGCTCATGGCGCAACCGAACATCGACGGCGCCCTCGTCGGGGGCGCGTCCCTCAAGGCGGAGGACTTCGCCAGGATAGTCAGGTTCCAGCGCCCCCACTGA
- a CDS encoding ferrochelatase: MSEKPLKGILLLAFGGADSLESVEPFVKNVLKGRPVTSELVAKTVEKYKLMGGESPLLEITLAQAKAIEDELNSGSTGLRYRAYVGMRYWHPFIADTLKKMKEDGIEEAVAAIMSPFVSMVATGAYETDVESAVATLGGTPVIEFVKTWHVEKDFLDLVAGNILKELSSLPEPKDALVIFSSHSLPVVALQGDAYEMQVNQAAGFIMERVGKADYRVAYQSKGSGPRQWLGPQTDEVIAEAAKAGKKAVIVVPLGFAADHVETLYDIDVLFKEAAMTNGVEFRRTPSLNTAPAFIRMLAAKIGMAAEEKR, encoded by the coding sequence ATGAGTGAAAAGCCTTTAAAAGGGATCCTGCTCCTCGCCTTCGGCGGGGCCGATTCTCTTGAGAGCGTCGAGCCTTTCGTTAAGAACGTGCTCAAGGGCAGGCCCGTTACGTCAGAGCTTGTCGCAAAGACCGTCGAAAAATACAAGCTCATGGGCGGGGAATCCCCTTTGCTGGAGATAACTCTCGCGCAGGCGAAGGCCATAGAGGATGAGCTCAACTCCGGGTCTACAGGCTTGAGGTACAGGGCCTATGTGGGCATGCGCTACTGGCACCCCTTTATAGCCGACACCCTCAAGAAGATGAAAGAGGACGGCATAGAGGAGGCGGTGGCGGCCATAATGTCCCCTTTCGTCTCCATGGTCGCCACAGGCGCCTATGAAACGGACGTCGAGAGCGCGGTAGCAACTCTTGGCGGCACGCCTGTCATAGAGTTTGTAAAGACATGGCACGTTGAGAAGGACTTCCTCGACCTCGTGGCAGGCAATATCCTTAAAGAGCTTTCAAGCCTGCCCGAGCCCAAAGACGCGCTCGTGATATTCAGCTCGCACAGCCTGCCGGTAGTGGCCCTCCAGGGGGACGCCTACGAGATGCAGGTCAACCAGGCGGCAGGTTTCATAATGGAGAGGGTCGGCAAGGCCGATTACAGGGTGGCCTACCAGAGCAAGGGCTCCGGGCCGAGGCAGTGGCTCGGGCCGCAGACCGATGAAGTGATAGCAGAGGCCGCAAAGGCCGGCAAGAAGGCCGTGATAGTCGTACCGCTCGGCTTCGCTGCCGACCATGTGGAAACGCTCTACGACATAGACGTCCTCTTCAAGGAGGCGGCCATGACGAACGGCGTGGAGTTCAGGCGCACCCCATCGCTTAATACGGCCCCCGCCTTCATACGCATGCTCGCGGCGAAGATCGGGATGGCGGCGGAAGAGAAGAGATGA
- a CDS encoding uroporphyrinogen decarboxylase: MANDAFLKACRREKAGFTPVWLMRQAGRYMKEYMVIREKHSFLEMCRTPELACEVTLQPIRAFDLDAAIIFADILLPLEGMGIGLEFAKNEGPVISNPVRTRKDIDAVRIINPEEHVPYLLKAIKMVRAELAGKVPLIGFSGAPFTLASYIIEGEGSKNYINTKKLIYSDLEGWKVLMDKITEVIIVYLEAQIDAGAQVVQLFDSWVGCLGPDDFKNYALPYTKKIIDRVSKKGVPIINFGTGTGAYLDLVAQGGGDVIGVDWKVRLDEAWQTIGHDKGIQGNLDPVVLFGPASEIRKRVKEIIDMAGGRPGHIFNLGHGIILGTPVDNVRAVVDSVHEFSGK; this comes from the coding sequence ATGGCAAACGACGCGTTCTTAAAGGCATGCCGCAGGGAGAAGGCCGGCTTCACCCCGGTCTGGCTCATGCGCCAGGCAGGCCGCTACATGAAGGAATACATGGTTATACGGGAGAAGCACTCCTTTCTCGAGATGTGCAGGACCCCGGAGCTTGCCTGCGAGGTCACATTGCAGCCCATAAGGGCCTTTGACCTGGACGCCGCCATCATATTCGCCGACATACTTCTTCCGCTGGAGGGCATGGGCATAGGGCTCGAGTTCGCGAAGAACGAAGGGCCGGTCATATCGAACCCGGTGCGCACCAGGAAGGACATAGACGCCGTAAGGATAATAAACCCCGAAGAGCATGTGCCATATCTCCTGAAGGCCATCAAGATGGTCAGGGCCGAGCTTGCCGGCAAGGTCCCGCTCATAGGCTTTTCCGGCGCGCCCTTTACGCTGGCGAGCTATATAATAGAAGGCGAAGGCTCGAAGAACTACATAAACACCAAAAAGCTCATATACTCGGACCTGGAGGGCTGGAAGGTCCTCATGGACAAGATAACCGAGGTCATAATAGTCTACCTGGAGGCCCAGATAGACGCGGGCGCCCAGGTAGTGCAGCTCTTCGACAGCTGGGTCGGCTGCCTCGGTCCCGATGATTTCAAAAACTACGCCCTCCCGTATACAAAAAAGATAATCGACAGGGTCAGTAAAAAAGGGGTCCCTATAATAAACTTCGGGACCGGCACGGGCGCTTACCTCGACCTTGTAGCCCAGGGCGGCGGCGATGTCATAGGGGTCGACTGGAAGGTGAGGCTCGACGAGGCCTGGCAGACCATAGGCCATGACAAGGGCATACAGGGGAACCTCGACCCGGTCGTGCTCTTCGGCCCGGCAAGTGAGATAAGGAAGAGGGTGAAGGAGATAATCGACATGGCTGGCGGAAGGCCTGGCCATATCTTCAATCTCGGTCACGGCATAATCCTCGGCACCCCTGTCGATAACGTCAGGGCCGTAGTGGACAGCGTGCACGAATTCAGCGGCAAATAA
- a CDS encoding preprotein translocase subunit SecG: MFTLVLIIHILVSVVMIGSVLLQVGKGASIGSTFGSTSSQTIFGSAGPATLLAKVTYACAGIFMVTSLTLTYMSGREKTKSLMSDVPAVTAPAAPAAQPAAPATLPGAPGGAQP; this comes from the coding sequence TTGTTTACGCTCGTACTAATAATCCACATACTCGTCAGCGTAGTGATGATAGGGTCTGTGCTTCTTCAAGTCGGCAAGGGGGCATCCATAGGCTCGACATTCGGCAGCACCTCTTCGCAGACGATATTCGGCAGCGCCGGACCGGCCACACTCCTTGCCAAGGTGACCTATGCCTGCGCCGGGATCTTCATGGTCACCTCCCTTACACTGACGTATATGTCGGGCAGGGAAAAGACAAAGTCGTTGATGAGCGATGTGCCGGCAGTTACAGCCCCGGCGGCCCCCGCAGCCCAGCCTGCCGCTCCAGCAACGCTACCGGGCGCGCCTGGCGGCGCTCAGCCTTAA
- a CDS encoding type I glyceraldehyde-3-phosphate dehydrogenase, with protein MVRVAINGFGRIGRNILRTSLGDLDKIEFVCINDVTDAPTLAHLLKYDSVFGKIPAEVSVKDNSIILNGKEIKVTAEKDPAKLPWKELKVDIALECTGLFTNREKAEGHITAGAKKVVISAPAKNEDITICLGVNQDNYDPKKHSIISNASCTTNCLAPVAKVLNDKFGIIKGLMTTVHAYTNDQRILDLPHKDLRRARAAALSMIPTSTGAAKAVSLVLPELKGRLDGMSIRVPVPTVSVVDLTAELSKAVTVEEINSAFREAAKTNLLGILEYTEEPLVSMDFRGNPHSSIFDAGGTKVIGGNMAKVLAWYDNEWGFSSRMRDLVLFMAQKGI; from the coding sequence ATGGTAAGGGTAGCGATAAACGGGTTCGGACGCATCGGAAGGAATATACTCAGGACATCCCTGGGTGACCTTGACAAGATAGAGTTCGTCTGCATAAACGACGTGACCGATGCCCCCACCCTTGCCCACCTCCTCAAGTACGATTCTGTCTTTGGAAAGATCCCGGCTGAGGTCTCTGTCAAGGATAACTCCATAATCCTGAACGGAAAAGAGATAAAGGTCACCGCCGAGAAGGACCCGGCGAAACTCCCATGGAAGGAGCTCAAGGTTGACATAGCGCTTGAATGCACCGGCCTTTTCACGAACAGGGAGAAGGCAGAAGGGCACATAACAGCGGGCGCAAAAAAGGTCGTCATCTCTGCCCCTGCCAAGAACGAGGACATAACCATATGCCTTGGCGTCAACCAGGACAACTATGACCCCAAGAAACATTCAATAATTTCAAATGCTTCCTGCACGACCAACTGCCTTGCCCCGGTCGCCAAGGTCTTAAACGACAAGTTCGGCATCATAAAGGGCCTCATGACTACCGTCCACGCCTATACCAACGACCAGAGGATACTCGACCTTCCGCATAAAGACCTGAGAAGGGCAAGAGCGGCAGCGCTCTCCATGATACCTACATCGACCGGCGCGGCTAAGGCGGTTTCCCTTGTTTTACCGGAACTTAAGGGCAGGCTCGACGGCATGTCCATAAGGGTTCCGGTCCCGACCGTATCGGTTGTCGACCTTACCGCGGAGCTTTCAAAGGCCGTGACCGTAGAGGAGATAAACTCGGCCTTCCGGGAAGCCGCGAAGACTAACCTTTTGGGGATACTCGAATATACCGAAGAGCCTCTTGTCTCAATGGATTTCAGGGGCAACCCCCATTCCTCGATATTCGACGCGGGCGGGACGAAGGTCATCGGCGGGAACATGGCCAAGGTATTGGCATGGTATGATAATGAATGGGGCTTCTCCTCAAGGATGAGGGACCTGGTCCTTTTCATGGCACAGAAAGGCATCTGA
- a CDS encoding phosphoglycerate kinase → MNKGLKYIDEINLKGKRVFIRVDFNVPLDENHNITDDTRIRSVLPTINYALDENAKVILASHLGRPKGKRAPEMSLAPVAKRLGRLLEKDVLLAPDCVGNDAKKVVDGMKPGDVVLLENLRFHPEEEKNDPAFGIKLAELADVYIDDAFAMAHRAHASNVAITDSVKEAGAGFLMKKELSYFSMALEKPTRPLVAIIGGKKVSDKVRVLLSLCDRVDKLIIGGGMALTFFKSLGYEVGNSFAEDEALDTAKEVIEKARQKHIKLYMPVDFVVADKYAADAETKVVTYQEIPKDWMALDIGPATVQLFTEAIQNAKTIVWNGPMGVFEIDAFSRGTFAMVSSVASTYAMTIVGGGDTDVAVHRAGEYAKMSYISTGGGAFLELLKGAELPGIAALRRKKEKPRAAN, encoded by the coding sequence TTGAATAAGGGCCTTAAATACATTGACGAAATAAACCTTAAAGGCAAAAGGGTCTTTATCAGGGTGGACTTTAACGTCCCTCTTGATGAGAACCATAACATAACGGACGACACCAGGATAAGGAGCGTTCTCCCTACTATAAATTACGCGCTTGACGAGAACGCGAAGGTGATCCTCGCCTCTCACCTGGGACGCCCGAAGGGCAAAAGGGCCCCTGAGATGAGCCTCGCACCGGTCGCAAAGAGGCTGGGCAGACTTCTTGAAAAGGATGTCCTGCTTGCCCCTGACTGCGTGGGCAATGACGCCAAAAAGGTGGTCGACGGCATGAAGCCCGGGGACGTGGTACTCCTGGAGAACCTGCGCTTCCACCCGGAAGAGGAGAAAAACGATCCTGCTTTCGGTATTAAACTCGCTGAACTTGCTGATGTTTATATAGATGACGCCTTCGCCATGGCGCACAGGGCCCATGCCTCGAACGTCGCCATAACCGATTCGGTGAAAGAGGCCGGGGCCGGGTTCCTCATGAAAAAGGAGCTAAGCTATTTTTCAATGGCCCTGGAAAAACCGACAAGGCCGCTTGTCGCGATAATCGGGGGCAAGAAGGTATCAGACAAGGTCCGGGTCCTTCTTTCGCTTTGCGACAGGGTCGACAAGCTCATAATAGGCGGCGGGATGGCCCTAACCTTTTTTAAATCGCTTGGTTACGAGGTAGGCAACTCCTTTGCCGAAGACGAGGCCCTCGATACCGCCAAAGAGGTTATCGAGAAGGCCCGGCAGAAGCATATAAAGCTTTATATGCCTGTTGACTTCGTTGTCGCCGACAAGTACGCGGCTGACGCGGAGACAAAGGTCGTGACTTATCAGGAGATCCCCAAGGACTGGATGGCCCTCGACATAGGTCCCGCGACCGTTCAGCTCTTTACCGAGGCGATCCAGAACGCGAAAACCATCGTATGGAACGGCCCTATGGGTGTATTCGAGATAGACGCCTTCAGCCGCGGCACCTTTGCCATGGTCTCCAGTGTGGCCAGCACCTATGCCATGACCATAGTGGGCGGAGGGGATACCGACGTGGCCGTCCACAGGGCAGGCGAATACGCCAAGATGAGTTATATCTCAACAGGCGGCGGGGCGTTCCTTGAGCTTCTCAAAGGGGCGGAGCTTCCGGGCATAGCCGCGCTCAGGCGTAAGAAGGAAAAGCCAAGGGCCGCCAACTGA
- a CDS encoding protoporphyrinogen oxidase: MKRVVIIGGGIAGLATAWSLREHQGDCPPFEIVLVERNPRFGGNIQTERVDGFLVEGGPDCFLSEKPWAMELCKRVGLEDKLLNTNDKNRKTFVLSGGKLHVLPEGVILMIPTKILPLATSSLISWPGKIRMAFDLFVPKRKEKGDESLGDFVRRRLGKEALDKIAEPLVAGVHAGDPETMSVRASFPKFVQLEEESGSLIRGMVRRMASAAAHRKPAPAGGAPKRKVTMFMTLRDGLTELIDTLSTRLKGMKDTVLKTGTAASSVEKAAGAGYRVNLVGGGSIEADAVVIAAPAWAASSMISAEDPELAKKLLTIPYVSTATVSIAFKRKDVSHPLDGFGFVVPRIEKRRIMAATWTSVKFAQRAPEDSVLLRCFVGGSKNAELVSLSDGEILKMVREELRDIMGIDAEPVLARVFKWRESMPQYTIGHEERIAWIDERLLGHPGLYLAGSAYHGIGISDSIRYGEVVAKRVLHQIAGHKGA, translated from the coding sequence ATGAAAAGGGTCGTAATAATAGGCGGCGGCATCGCGGGGCTCGCCACAGCGTGGAGCCTGCGAGAGCACCAGGGAGATTGCCCTCCTTTCGAGATAGTCCTCGTCGAGCGCAACCCCAGGTTCGGCGGGAATATCCAGACCGAACGCGTGGACGGCTTCCTCGTCGAGGGCGGGCCGGACTGCTTCCTTTCCGAGAAGCCCTGGGCCATGGAGCTCTGCAAGAGGGTCGGCCTGGAAGACAAGCTCCTCAACACCAACGACAAGAACAGGAAGACCTTCGTCCTCTCAGGCGGCAAGCTCCATGTGCTGCCCGAGGGCGTTATCCTCATGATACCCACCAAGATCCTCCCGCTTGCGACATCGAGCCTCATATCATGGCCCGGAAAGATAAGGATGGCTTTTGACCTCTTCGTCCCCAAAAGGAAGGAGAAGGGGGATGAGAGCCTCGGGGACTTCGTAAGGAGGAGGCTCGGCAAAGAGGCCCTTGACAAGATAGCAGAGCCTCTCGTGGCCGGGGTCCACGCCGGAGACCCGGAGACCATGTCCGTCCGGGCGTCCTTCCCGAAGTTCGTCCAGCTCGAGGAGGAAAGCGGCAGCCTCATACGCGGCATGGTCAGGAGGATGGCGAGCGCGGCCGCTCACAGGAAGCCAGCTCCGGCCGGTGGCGCCCCCAAAAGAAAAGTAACGATGTTCATGACCTTGAGGGACGGACTGACGGAGCTTATAGATACCCTCTCAACGCGTCTCAAGGGGATGAAGGATACGGTATTGAAGACAGGCACGGCGGCCTCGTCCGTTGAGAAGGCAGCCGGGGCAGGCTACAGGGTAAATCTCGTCGGGGGCGGCTCGATAGAGGCCGATGCCGTAGTCATAGCGGCCCCGGCGTGGGCAGCCTCTTCCATGATAAGCGCTGAAGACCCCGAGCTTGCCAAAAAGCTCCTCACCATACCATACGTATCGACCGCTACCGTCTCGATAGCCTTCAAGAGAAAGGACGTTTCGCACCCGCTTGACGGTTTCGGCTTTGTAGTGCCCAGGATAGAAAAAAGGCGGATCATGGCCGCGACCTGGACCTCGGTCAAGTTCGCTCAAAGGGCCCCTGAGGACTCGGTCCTTTTAAGGTGCTTTGTCGGCGGCTCAAAGAACGCGGAGCTCGTCTCTTTAAGCGACGGCGAGATCCTCAAGATGGTGAGGGAAGAGCTTCGCGATATAATGGGCATCGACGCGGAGCCGGTCCTCGCAAGGGTATTCAAGTGGAGGGAGTCAATGCCCCAGTACACCATCGGCCACGAGGAAAGGATAGCCTGGATAGACGAGCGGCTTCTTGGCCACCCGGGGCTCTATCTTGCCGGTAGCGCATATCACGGCATCGGCATAAGCGACAGCATACGCTACGGCGAGGTCGTGGCAAAGCGCGTCCTGCATCAGATAGCCGGGCACAAGGGCGCGTAA